In Desulfomonilia bacterium, the genomic window GACGCATAAACGCATCACGCCTGATATTGCACAAACGATTGCGGCAATAATCAAGGAGACGTATTAATGCTGACGGTTTTCTGGCTGTCCATCTGCGGGATATTTTATGCGTATTTCGGATACCCGCTGGCATTATACATGATATCCATGATTAGAAACCGGGAAGTCAGGCAGGATCCTGATTACCTGCCTACGGTGTCACTTATCATTACGGTACATAACGAGAAGAAGCGCATTGAAAGCAAGATAGAAAACACGCTTGCTCTCATCTATCCTAAGGACAGATTCGAAGTGATATTCGCTTCCGATTTCTCTACCGACGGCACCGACGATATTGTGAGAAAATATTCCGCGAACGGTTTCAGGCTCGTCAGACCCGACAAAAGAGGCGGCAAGGAGTATGCCCAGAAATGCGCTATAGGTGAAGCGAAAGGTGATATAATAGTTTTTACCGATGTGGCGACAATGCTCGAAAGGGACGGAATCAGGAAGATCGTATCGAACTTCGCCGACGCAAGTGTCGGGAGCGTCAGCAGCGAGGACAGGTTCCTCGGCAGGGACGGCAAAGCAAGCGGCGAAGGCGCCTATGTAAAATATGAGATGTGGCTCAGGTCGCTTGAGACAAGGGTGAATTCGGTCGTAGGCCTGAGCGGCTCGTTCTTCGCGGCAAGGAAAACGGTATGCGAAGACTGGCCCGTT contains:
- a CDS encoding glycosyltransferase family 2 protein; its protein translation is MLTVFWLSICGIFYAYFGYPLALYMISMIRNREVRQDPDYLPTVSLIITVHNEKKRIESKIENTLALIYPKDRFEVIFASDFSTDGTDDIVRKYSANGFRLVRPDKRGGKEYAQKCAIGEAKGDIIVFTDVATMLERDGIRKIVSNFADASVGSVSSEDRFLGRDGKASGEGAYVKYEMWLRSLETRVNSVVGLSGSFFAARKTVCEDWPVNIPSDFNTLLNSIKKGFRGISDPHSIGIYTDIRDDKKEFDRKVRTITRGISALMVSIGLLNPFKYGFFSWQLFSHKFMRWMVPWFMAAAFAANIILATKRRLYFLILVLHALFYVLAALGPVLAGFSSVFKIPYFFVSSNRAIAVAWIKYLKGERFVTWTPSER